The following are encoded together in the Fusarium keratoplasticum isolate Fu6.1 chromosome 1, whole genome shotgun sequence genome:
- a CDS encoding MFS domain-containing protein: MTSRGKKHDVNVADTSELVQVHIRARTYVVIASVSLAYLVQLVAIVGSGLLAHDLELYFGSENEGVWFNQAIGIMVAALNPPLSQAADFWGRKWIVVGCMIFGVIGSIIIARARNMATAIAGFVVIGICFGCQSLLHAIVSEVAPRKHRPVAQGTLNAAAGLGAFIGIVMGGALLRNHVASNYRVYFYVLAGVAFISAMGITTCYNPPPREAQVTLTKAEKLKRLDFVGYLLLAPGLTLFCIALSWSHNPYPWSDSRILSTFVLGMALIIGFTIYEWRFNKVGLLDHRLFKNKNFGLSLITIFAEGLPFFAVNTYFSFQISIFTRKDFFISGMHYAVSFLASLVIAIAVGFYSSWAQSLRVPTIIGFLFMLIFNIVMAATYTSDIGAAYWGLSVLLGAGQGIILPLIMVFAQLSTPPDLISTSSALVITCRAIGGTVGLAVCNAIFTSAMGTEVPHKIAAAVLPLGLPSSSLGLLIEALITQDYAALAKIPGVTTTITDAASDALVSAYGVAFRNCWIASACFCVPALIASTMYRDPKAEFTSHIDAPAEEIVVETQVKLEGTFVPDQKSRGEAREIESV; the protein is encoded by the exons ATGACTTCACGTGGGAAGAAGCACGATGTCAATGTGGCAGATACAAGCGAGCTTGTTCAAGTTCATATTCGCGCGAGAACATACGTCGTAATCGCC TCCGTCAGTCTTGCCTACTTGGTTCAGTTAGTTGCCATTGTTGGTTCTGGGCTTCTTGCCCATGATCTTGAATTGTACTTCGGGAGCGAAAACGAGGGGGTTTGGTTCAACCAAGCTATTGGCATCATGGTCGCAGCTTTGAACCCTCCTCTCAGCCAAGCTGCCGATTTCTGGGGCCGCAAATGGATTGTCGTCGGGTGCATGATCTTCGGTGTGATTGGATCAATCATCATTGCCCGTGCACGGAACATGGCGACTGCTATCGCTGGCTTTGTCGTCATTGGCATCTGCTTTGGTTGTCAGTCACTCCTGCACGCCATCGTGTCTGAAGTGGCCCCTCGGAAGCACCGCCCTGTGGCCCAAGGCACTCTCAATGCCGCGGCGGGTCTCGGCGCCTTCATCGGTATTGTCATGGGTGGAGCCCTCTTGCGGAATCACGTGGCTAGTAACTACCGGGTTTACTTCTATGTCCTCGCAGGTGTAGCTTTCATCTCGGCGATGGGAATCACCACATGCTACAACCCGCCTCCACGGGAAGCGCAAGTCACTCTTACCAAGGCCGAAAAACTCAAACGTTTGGATTTTGTCGGCTACCTCCTCCTCGCGCCGGGGCTGACCCTGTTTTGCATTGCGCTTTCATGGTCACACAACCCCTATCCGTGGTCAGACTCTCGCATACTCTCGACATTTGTTCTAGGCATGGCCCTCATCATTGGCTTCACTATTTATGAATGGCGGTTCAATAAGGTTGGTTTGCTCGATCATCGCCTATTCAAGAATAAGAACTTTGGATTGTCCCTCATCACTATATTCGCCGAAGGCCTTCCCTTTTTCGCCGTCAATACCTACTTTTCCTTCCAGATCAGCATCTTCACTCGAAAAGACTTTTTCATATCCGGAATGCATTATGCTGTTAGCTTTCTGGCCTCTCTGGTTATTGCGATTGCGGTTGGGTTCTATTCCTCCTGGGCACAGTCTCTGAGAGTACCCACAATCATTGGCTTCCTTTTTATGCTCATCTTCAATATCGTTATGGCGGCAACCTATACATCAGATATCGGCGCCGCATATTGGGGGCTTTCAGTGCTTCTCGGAGCTGGACAGGGTATTATTCTACCTCTGATCATGGTCTTTGCTCAACTAAGCACACCACCTGATCTGATATCGACTTCTTCCGCTCTCGTCATTACATGCAGGGCCATAGGAGGCACTGTTGGCCTGGCGGTCTGCAACGCCATCTTCACAAGCGCTATGGGCACAGAGGTTCCCCACAAGATTGCTGCCGCAGTTCTACCTCTGGGActtccgtcttcttcgcTTGGGCTTCTAATCGAAGCACTCATAACACAGGACTATGCTGCACTAGCCAAGATTCCTGGAGTCACCACGACTATAACTGATGCCGCATCAGATGCATTAGTGAGTGCTTACGGGGTTGCTTTTCGTAACTGCTGGATCGCCTCCGCCTGCTTCTGCGTACCTGCACTGATCG CGTCGACTATGTATCGTGACCCGAAGGCTGAATTCACCTCCCACATCGATGCACCTGCAGAAGAGATCGTTGTTGAGACTCAGGTGAAACTTGAGGGCACTTTTGTTCCAGATCAGAAGTCCAGAGGTGAAGCGCGGGAGATTGAGAGCGTATAG
- a CDS encoding EHN domain-containing protein, which translates to MATEIEPFKIQVSDSALESLKDKLQNATFAKESEFSDDWESGSPLSEVKRLAAYWRDGFNWRAQEAQLNELPHFTSKISVDGFDDLQIHFLHQKGNRPNSIPLLFCHGWPGSFLEVVKLLPLLTDPEDGPSFHVVAPSLPNFGFSDGVSKRGFGIPQYAEAMHKLMLNLGYDKYATQGGDWGYAVTRLIGVQYPESCVASHVNFVRAFGPPTFFTAPWQFIKHALLPYADHEKAGRARTQWFFEEGFGYNLEQRTKPSTIGFALADSPVALLAWIYEKLHDWTDSYPWTDDEILTWVSVYQFSTAGPAASARIYYESKHSSPEQTAKADAYVPNVPLGLSYFPKDILVPPQTWGRTLGPIVYEKIHSDGGHFAAHERPQELAEDLREMFGKGGGAFHVVKQFQSKL; encoded by the exons ATGGCCACCGAAATCGAGCCCTTCAAGATTCAAGTCTCAGACTCAGCTCTTGAATCTCTCAAAGATAAACTACAGAACGCAACCTTTGCCAAAGAGTCTGAATTTTCTGATGACTGGGAGTCCGGTTCCCCTCTGAGTGAGGTGAAGCGACTTGCTGCCTACTGGAGAGATGGATTCAACTGGCGCGCTCAGGAAGCCCAGCTGAATGAGTTGCCTCACTTCACTTCCAAAATCTCAGTGGACGGCTTCGACGACCTACAGATCCATTTCTTGCATCAGAAAGGGAACAGACCGAATAGCATCCCACTTCTGTTTTGCCACGGCT GGCCTGGGAGCTTCCTCGAAGTGGTCAAGCTTCTTCCCCTACTCACAGACCCTGAAGATGGGCCTTCATTCCATGTCGTTgcaccatccttgcccaACTTTGGCTTTTCAGACGGGGTATCGAAAAGAGGGTTTGGCATCCCTCAGTACGCTGAAGCCATGCACAAGCTTATGTTGAATCTGGGTTACGATAAATATG CCACCCAAGGCGGAGATTGGGGATACGCCGTCACTCGCTTGATCGGCGTCCAATACCCAGAAAGCTGTGTGGCCTCTCACGTCAACTTTGTTCGCGCCTTCGGACCGCCCACTTTCTTCACGGCACCCTGGCAATTCATAAAAcacgccctcctcccctACGCGGATCATGAAAAGGCAGGACGCGCTCGAACACAGTGGTTCTTCGAAGAAGGTTTCGGATACAACCTGGAACAAAGAACGAAACCATCCACAATCGGTTTTGCTCTGGCAGACTCACCCGTCGCTCTTTTGGCATGGATCTACGAGAAGCTCCATGACTGGACAGATAGCTACCCTTGGACCGATGATGAAATCTTGACTTGGGTTTCTGTGTACCAATTCTCCACGGCAGGACCAGCGGCGAGTGCTCGGATTTACTATGAAAGCAAGCACTCGAGCCCTGAGCAGACGGCAAAGGCAGACGCGTATGTGCCAAACGTCCCTCTTGGACTCTCTTACTTTCCCAAGGATATCCTTGTGCCCCCTCAGACATGGGGACGGACTCTTGGGCCGATTGTGTATGAAAAGATTCACTCAGACGGAGGCCACTTCGCGGCGCACGAAAGGCCACAGGAACTCGCCGAGGATCTGAGAGAGATGTTTGGAAAGGGCGGGGGTGCTTTCCACGTGGTGAAGCAGTTCCAGTCAAAACTGTGA
- a CDS encoding Zn(2)-C6 fungal-type domain-containing protein: MENPQFVRFAKKSASRKRATKACLKCRRRKVRCDVTRTSAPCTNCRLDGDECVVARRGVSIQIRYNEPSPFTPNAAADDVDPSHPTTRPDLTTLSPPSEADLGSTPPFTNDTCNNDKNIQIFGITCEDAKANTKNNNIQLDPVRSELKALYSSMPFLKALSIRDRDFNHLNSQGCLRVPAKPILDEFVRHYFLYVHPLLPLLNEADFWRAYNPAQTETYSSSGGSPVSLLLLQAIMFASCTLVPKESLKVLGFSSIHEAKESFYTKAKLLYDFATDPDPISIAQAALLLTYWCPTFRPGPRKPNSRWLRIAVQNARAVGAHNYATIAQDAHATPQDLKRQNVLKRVWWCCIIRDRIMPLCVRRNIQITRELFDFDSNPPLGYEDLVDELESSRVYNTTTKHTLMVTLERLTELCVCLTDVLTLVYPTEHLPILDAEAHSTAFDKVQEYRRCLQYWAEITRPPLKHTELSPETDSFEDSSVLFTNLVWIYYHAARVALFNYELHLGVILGLVTRKVTSYLQTQFLEENRKGLRSATRSIADCHGQLHPLRLTRWLPSSAVACTALPLAMHMVDIKMSSDSSQGEIWSRPGIAAKQLRLNVLIQAFRELHPKYDGVDSISKTIRYFMECTYLQDSTPTPSFGENTDVLARSPTYYLRLALTIDLCLSQDRLPQDSDFPTPLRPFLHNASLSKPVLLEQQFATQSLATKALTPPRPLSPTVVRSFSQWVEDDRCVHFALEMGIDISQPPFAPEAMQENTATVEPLPCPTETCSTESLESDSARADDETEYLPPNLDNLTSWAENDQSLYFAQEAGLIPQGVGLYDGSQGDEVYPGLEALAQHTLDLDMGFLWKGVENGEQPEDALRMLM; this comes from the exons ATGGAAAACCCTCAGTTTGTCCGCTTCGCCAAAAAGTCGgcctcgaggaagagggccaCCAAGGCTTGCCTCAAGTGCCGCAGGAGAAAGGTCCGCTGCGATGTCACCCGCACTTCGGCTCCTTGCACCAACTGTCGGTTGGATGGGGATGAGTGCGTTGTTGCTCGTCGAGGGGTTTCGAT ACAGATACGATATAATGAACCATCGCCATTCACTCCAAACGCTGCCGCCGACGATGTTGATCCGAGCCATCCGACTACGAGACCAGACTTGACCACGCTGTCACCGCCTTCAGAAGCCGATCTCGGCAGCACACCACCGTTCACGAATGATACATGCAATAATGACAAAAATATCCAGATATTTGGCATTACTTGCGAGGATGCTAAAGCGAATACaaagaataataatatcCAACTGGATCCCGTGCGATCCGAGCTGAAAGCCCTATACTCGTCCATGCCTTTCCTCAAGGCCCTCAGCATACGCGACCGCGACTTCAACCATCTGAATTCTCAGGGATGCCTACGCGTCCCCGCCAAGcccatcctcgacgagttTGTTCGACACTACTTCCTCTACGTTCATCCACTGCTCCCTCTGCTCAACGAGGCGGACTTTTGGCGGGCGTACAATCCCGCCCAAACAGAGACCTACTCAAGCTCTGGCGGATCCCCCGTTTCTTTGCTGCTACTGCAAGCCATCATGTTTGCCTCGTGCACA CTTGTACCGAAAGAGAGCCTCAaagtcttgggcttctctaGCATCCACGAGGCTAAGGAATCTTTCTACACCAAAGCAAAG CTGCTCTACGACTTTGCTACCGACCCAGATCCCATCTCGATAGCACAGGCTGCGTTACTGCTGACCTACTGGTGTCCGACCTTCCGCCCAGGACCGCGAAAGCCAAATAGCAGATGGCTCAGGATTGCTGTGCAGAATGCCAGAGCCGTTGGGGCTCACAACTACGCAACCATCGCTCAAGACGCTCACGCGACTCCGCAGGATCTCAAGAGGCAAAATGTTCTGAAGCGTGTGTGGTGGTGCTGCATCATCCGTGATCGGATAATGCCGCTCTGCGTCCGCAGAAACATTCAGATCACACGAGAACTCTTCGACTTTGACTCCAATCCCCCTCTCGGATATGAAGACCttgttgatgaacttgaaTCGTCGAGGGTGTACAACACTACCACCAAGCACACCCTCATGGTTACCTTAGAGCGTTTGACTGAGCTATGCGTCTGTTTGACCGACGTCTTGACCTTAGTATATCCTACTGAACACTTGCCGATTCTTGATGCTGAGGCGCATTCTACGGCGTTCGACAAGGTTCAGGAGTACCGACGCTGTCTACAATATTGGGCTGAGATCACGCGGCCACCTTTGAAGCACACGGAGTTGTCTCCAGAAACGGATTCCTTTGAAGACTCTTCCGTTTTGTTCACGAATTTGGTCTGGATATACTACCA TGCGGCTCGAGTGGCTCTCTTCAACTATGAACTACATCTCGGCGTCATCCTGGGACTGGTCACACGAAAGGTGACTTCATATTTACAGACTCAGTTCCTTGAAGAAAACCGAAAGGGCCTGAGGAGCGCTACCAGAAGCATCGCCGACTGCCATGGTCAACTACACCCACTTCGTCTAACGCGTTGGCTACCGAGTAGCGCTGTCGCGTGCACAGCACTCCCTCTCGCCATGCACATGGTCGATATTAAGATGTCGTCGGACTCGTCTCAGGGCGAAATCTGGTCGCGTCCAGGCATCGCTGCGAAACAGTTGCGGCTGAACGTGCTCATCCAAGCATTCAGAGAACTTCACCCCAAATATGATGGCGTAGACTCGATATCCAAGACGATTCGATATTTCATGGAATGCACCTATCTCCAAGACTCGACACCAACACCCTCTTTTGGCGAGAACACTGACGTTCTGGCGAGAAGTCCTACCTACTACCTGAggctggccttgacgatTGACCTCTGCCTGAGCCAAGATCGTCTACCCCAAGACAGTGACTTTCCAACACCGTTGAGGCCCTTCTTGCACAACGCCAGTTTGTCTAAGCCTGTATTGCTCGAACAACAATTTGCTACTCAGTCCCTCGCCACCAAAGCCCTGAcgcctcctcgacctctttCACCCACCGTTGTCAGAAGCTTCTCCCAATGGGTCGAGGATGATCGGTGTGTTCATTTCGCTCTTGAGATGGGTATTGACATCAGTCAACCCCCCTTTGCGCCGGAAGCCATGCAAGAGAACACGGCAACTGTTGAACCACTACCATGTCCCACGGAGACATGTTCCACTGAGAGTTTGGAGAGTgactcggcgagggcggaTGATGAGACAGAATACTTGCCTCCGAACCTCGACAACTTGACTAGTTGGGCCGAGAATGACCAATCACTTTATTTCGCTCAGGAAGCTGGTCTCATTCCTCAAGGCGTTGGATTATACGATGGGAGCCAGGGAGACGAGGTATATCCAGGCCTCGAAGCACTCGCACAGCACACTTTGGATCTCGATATGGGGTTTCTATGGAAAGGCGTTGAGAATGGCGAACAACCGGAGGATGCTTTACGTATGTTGATGTAA
- a CDS encoding Oxidored-FMN domain-containing protein has product MAAYLTQRICHPHHGIPVSRPETPAPEKEIKCHQPIYNKASKGVPFFTPEQDPRSGTAIQPQPSGKPIPKLFTPLKIRGIEMQNRIWVAPMCQYSAHEGFHTPWHITHYGGMLQRGPGLVMIEATAVQANGRITPEDSGIWLDAHVDTLKKHVDFAHSQNALIGIQLAHAGRKASTVAPWLSSGATASKEVGGWPDDVVGPSDEAFNEHFPTPRAMTIAEIDQFKHDFISGVNRAVGAGFDVIELHFAHGYLVSSFFSPAVNKRTDKYGGCFENRIRLALELVDATREAIPKDMPLFVRISATEWLDTNPDWKGESWTIDESVKLAKILAERGVDVLDVSSGGNHAQQKIIGGPAYQAPFAKKIKAAVGDKMLVSSVGNIKTGQVAQDVIAGGKDADDTPLDLIAAARMFQKNPGLVWAWADELETDIHVAHQIGWGFGGRAHKDAFGDGKHKKH; this is encoded by the exons ATGGCGGCATACCTCACCCAGCGAATctgccatcctcatcatggcatcCCTGTCTCTCGACCAGAGACTCCTGCACCCGAAAAGGAGATCAAATGCCATCAGCCAATTTACAACAAGGCTTCCAAGGGTGTCCCCTTCTTCACCCCAGAGCAGGATCCCCGATCTGGAACGGCCATCCAGCCTCAGCCCTCGGGAAAGCCCATCCCCAAGCTCTTCACACCCTTGAAGATTCGTGGTATCGAAATGCAAAACCGCATCTGGGTAGCTCCAATGTGCCAGTATAGTGCTCATGAAGGCTTCCATACTCCATGGCACATCACCCACTATGGCGGGATGCTGCAACGCGGC CCCGGCCTTGTGATGATTGAGGCGACCGCAGTGCAAGCAAACGGTCGCATCACACCCGAAGACTCGGGCATTTGGCTAGACGCCCATgtcgacaccctcaagaAGCACGTCGACTTCGCTCACAGCCAAAACGCCCTTATCGGCATCCAACTCGCCCATGCCGGTCGCAAGGCTTCTACCGTAGCTCCCTGGCTGAGCTCTGGAGCCACAGCATCCAAAGAAGTCGGCGGATGGCCAGATGACGTGGTCGGTCCCAGTGACGAAGCTTTCAACGAGCATTTTCCTACTCCTCGCGCAATGACTATCGCCGAGATTGATCAGTTCAAACACGATTTCATCTCGGGCGTCAATCGCGCTGTCGGGGCTGGCTTTGACGTCATCGAATTACACTTTGCCCATGGGTACCTcgtctcgagcttcttctcccccgcCGTCAACAAGAGGACGGATAAATACGGAGGGTGCTTTGAGAACCGTATTCGTTTGGCTCTTGAGCTCGTTGACGCGACGAGAGAGGCGATTCCCAAGGATATGCCTCTGTTTGTCCGCATCAGTGCTACTGAGTGGCTCGATACCAACCCCGACTGGAAGGGAGAGAGCTGGACCATTGACGAAAGCGTCAAGCTCGCTAAAATCCTGGCTGAGCGGGGCGTTGATGTCCTCGATGTGTCAAGCGGCGGCAATCACGCACAGCAAAAGATAATTGGTGGTCCCGCATATCAGGCTCCCTtcgccaagaagatcaaggctgcAGTTGGAGACAAGATGCTTGTTAGTTCAGTGGGAAACATCAAGACCGGCCAGGTAGCTCAGGACGTTATTGCTGGCGGCAAGGATGCAGACGACACTCCGTTGGACCTGATTGCAGCTGCGCGCATGTTCCAGAAGAACCCTGGTCTCGTTTGGGCCTGGGCCGATGAACTGGAGACGGACATTCATGTGGCTCATCAGATTGGTTGGGGATTTGGTGGAAGAGCCCATAAGGATGCCTTCGGCGACGGTAAACACAAGAAGCATTAG